In Gemmata obscuriglobus, a single genomic region encodes these proteins:
- a CDS encoding protein-glutamate methylesterase/protein-glutamine glutaminase codes for MIVDDSALMRQLLTDILRTDPTMEVVGSAPDPYTAWDRIKQVEPDVLTLDVEMPRMDGLTFLEKLMSNRPMPVVMVSSLTEKGCETTFRALELGAVDFVTKPKLDMTSGTMALAGELVSKVKAAARARVQRRAPRPAAAGGPARAPAAAGFRTTHKVIAIGASTGGCEALVSVLSAFPADAPGTVAVIHMPEGFTKSFAARLDRLCAVRVSEARDGDRVVPGHVLLAPGNFHLEVARSGAMTVARVRGGEAVSRHRPSVDVLFQSCARELGTNAAAAILTGMGDDGARGLAAMRRAGAHTIAQDEATCVVFGMPKEAIALGGAAQVLPLDRIPEHLLRTAAAIT; via the coding sequence ATGATCGTAGACGACTCCGCGCTCATGCGGCAGTTGCTGACCGACATCCTCCGGACCGACCCCACGATGGAGGTGGTGGGGTCGGCCCCCGACCCGTACACGGCCTGGGACCGGATCAAGCAGGTGGAGCCGGACGTCCTCACGCTCGACGTCGAGATGCCCCGCATGGACGGGCTGACGTTCCTCGAGAAGCTCATGAGCAACCGCCCGATGCCGGTGGTGATGGTGTCGTCGCTCACCGAGAAGGGGTGCGAGACGACGTTCCGCGCGCTCGAGCTGGGGGCGGTGGACTTCGTCACCAAGCCGAAGCTGGACATGACCAGCGGGACCATGGCCCTGGCCGGGGAGCTGGTCTCGAAGGTGAAGGCGGCCGCACGGGCGCGGGTGCAGCGCCGCGCCCCCCGGCCGGCGGCGGCCGGGGGGCCGGCCCGCGCCCCGGCCGCCGCCGGGTTCCGCACCACCCACAAGGTGATCGCGATCGGCGCCTCGACCGGCGGGTGCGAGGCGCTGGTGTCGGTCCTCAGCGCGTTCCCGGCCGACGCCCCGGGCACCGTGGCGGTGATCCACATGCCCGAGGGGTTCACCAAGTCGTTCGCCGCGCGGCTCGACCGGCTGTGCGCGGTCCGCGTGTCCGAGGCGCGGGACGGCGACCGGGTGGTGCCCGGGCACGTGCTGCTGGCCCCGGGCAACTTCCACCTCGAGGTCGCCCGGAGCGGGGCGATGACCGTGGCCCGGGTGCGCGGCGGCGAGGCCGTGAGCCGGCACCGCCCGTCCGTGGACGTGCTGTTCCAGTCGTGCGCCCGCGAGCTGGGGACCAACGCGGCCGCGGCCATCCTCACCGGGATGGGCGACGACGGGGCGCGCGGGCTGGCCGCCATGCGCCGGGCCGGCGCCCACACGATCGCCCAGGACGAGGCGACGTGCGTGGTGTTCGGGATGCCCAAGGAGGCGATCGCCCTGGGCGGCGCGGCGCAGGTGCTCCCGCTCGACCGCATCCCCGAGCACCTGCTCCGGACCGCCGCGGCGATCACGTGA